Proteins encoded in a region of the Enterococcus gilvus ATCC BAA-350 genome:
- a CDS encoding LemA family protein gives MKRRGSGIIVGIGVIILAIGVYLVTTYNSLASEENNVDAKWSQVENVMQRRADLIPNLVNSVQGSMNHEEKIVKEITDARKAYNSAKTPSEKNAANNQIDQSLGTMVNVIQENYPTLASNENVKTLMVQLEGTENRISVERKNYIDQVNDYNQRLVRFPKNMAAKVLGFDKKANFKADDKAKEVPDVSFQ, from the coding sequence ATGAAACGAAGAGGTTCAGGTATCATTGTTGGTATAGGCGTGATCATACTAGCAATCGGCGTGTATTTGGTAACGACATACAACTCGTTGGCTTCAGAAGAAAATAACGTGGATGCAAAATGGTCGCAGGTGGAAAATGTGATGCAGCGGCGGGCAGATTTGATTCCGAATCTAGTGAACAGCGTGCAAGGCAGCATGAATCATGAAGAAAAAATCGTTAAGGAAATTACAGATGCGCGTAAAGCTTATAATAGTGCAAAAACGCCCTCTGAGAAGAACGCAGCGAACAATCAAATCGACCAAAGTTTAGGTACGATGGTAAATGTCATTCAGGAAAATTATCCGACACTGGCTTCAAATGAAAATGTGAAAACCTTGATGGTCCAGTTGGAAGGCACAGAAAACCGAATCTCTGTTGAACGGAAGAACTACATCGACCAAGTCAATGACTACAATCAACGCTTGGTTCGCTTCCCGAAAAATATGGCAGCGAAAGTGTTAGGCTTCGATAAAAAGGCGAATTTCAAAGCCGATGACAAGGCCAAAGAAGTGCCAGATGTTAGTTTTCAATAA
- a CDS encoding C39 family peptidase has translation MKRIGLLVGLLIGLICLPVSAKAAGVAMSRLYNPNSGEHFYTANTNERDHLTRVGWRYEGIGWNAPTSGNPVYRLYNPNAGDHHYTLNAGERDTLKRAGWRYEGISWYSPGSGAPLYRLYNPNARSGSHHYTLYAYERDDLKRAGWRDEGIAWFGLQGNGSDYVLLNAPYINQNSAGLPMGCEAAALLQALQTKGYARNYNLKSFIKEMPLAADNNPNHGFAGRPDIVMNNVYQSIFPAPLASWGSRYGKVANISGSSTNTLKQELRNGNPVVVYVTLNFAGPQYGNYFWGTGINNAHIMTLDGYNQNSNTYHVSDPNAGKYWVAANKFEASYNLKKYAVVVR, from the coding sequence ATGAAAAGGATTGGTTTACTTGTTGGTTTGTTGATAGGACTGATTTGTCTGCCCGTTTCTGCAAAGGCTGCCGGCGTTGCCATGTCGCGGCTGTATAACCCCAATAGCGGCGAACATTTTTATACGGCGAATACGAATGAACGGGATCATTTGACCCGAGTTGGCTGGCGCTATGAGGGGATCGGCTGGAATGCGCCCACAAGCGGCAATCCAGTGTACCGCTTGTACAATCCCAATGCGGGCGATCATCATTACACCCTGAACGCGGGGGAACGGGATACGTTGAAGCGCGCAGGTTGGCGTTACGAAGGGATTTCGTGGTATTCACCAGGCAGCGGTGCGCCCTTGTATCGCTTATACAATCCCAACGCACGAAGCGGCTCCCACCATTATACGCTCTATGCGTATGAACGCGACGACTTGAAGCGTGCCGGCTGGCGTGATGAGGGGATCGCTTGGTTCGGGCTTCAGGGCAACGGATCGGACTATGTATTGTTGAACGCGCCTTACATCAATCAAAATTCCGCAGGGCTGCCGATGGGCTGTGAAGCGGCGGCATTGTTGCAGGCATTGCAGACGAAAGGGTACGCGCGAAACTACAATCTGAAAAGCTTTATCAAAGAGATGCCGTTAGCCGCGGATAACAATCCGAATCACGGCTTCGCGGGTCGTCCGGATATCGTCATGAACAATGTCTATCAGTCGATCTTTCCAGCGCCTTTAGCAAGCTGGGGCAGTCGTTACGGCAAGGTCGCGAATATTTCCGGCAGCTCGACAAACACCTTGAAACAAGAATTGCGTAATGGCAATCCAGTCGTGGTATATGTAACACTGAACTTTGCCGGCCCGCAATATGGCAACTATTTCTGGGGAACAGGGATCAATAATGCCCACATCATGACCTTAGACGGGTACAATCAAAACAGCAACACGTACCATGTTTCAGATCCTAACGCTGGGAAGTATTGGGTCGCAGCCAATAAGTTTGAAGCAAGCTATAATTTGAAAAAATATGCGGTCGTCGTGCGTTAA
- a CDS encoding LysR family transcriptional regulator — MFKWLETFKVVYETRNFSKASEILFISQPTVSSQIKQLENELTTQLFIRSGRKEVLVTPQADILYERVVDLIDDWENLYQAVQTNQQQIVRCVIGASHTFANYMLPSLLIELHQKFPQIRFSVQMMNSLEVLQATEHHSVDLGFIEKPLSAVSIKRFPLMEDQLVLAGDTEKGPWLVRENSSGVYYYTKRFLEEKDIKDPVMEIQNNGIIVSLLKQGFGCSLISERAAKGISYQVLDDSFKRNFYLLKRKAKASEEIEQCTEFICEWSKRSGDFTSEML, encoded by the coding sequence ATGTTCAAATGGTTAGAAACCTTCAAAGTTGTTTATGAAACGAGGAATTTTTCAAAGGCGTCAGAGATTTTATTCATCTCCCAACCAACGGTCTCCTCTCAAATCAAGCAGTTGGAAAATGAGTTGACGACACAGCTTTTTATACGCAGCGGGCGGAAGGAAGTATTGGTGACACCGCAAGCGGATATTTTGTACGAACGGGTCGTGGATTTGATCGACGATTGGGAGAATCTTTATCAGGCGGTTCAGACCAATCAGCAGCAGATCGTTCGCTGTGTGATCGGCGCCTCCCATACGTTTGCGAATTATATGCTGCCGTCACTTTTGATCGAGCTGCATCAAAAATTTCCGCAAATTCGCTTCAGTGTTCAAATGATGAATTCGCTGGAGGTCCTACAGGCAACAGAGCATCATTCGGTGGATCTGGGGTTTATTGAAAAGCCGCTGTCTGCGGTAAGTATCAAGCGATTCCCTTTGATGGAGGATCAGCTGGTTTTGGCTGGCGATACGGAAAAAGGTCCATGGCTGGTGCGGGAAAATTCATCTGGAGTCTACTATTATACGAAGCGTTTTTTAGAAGAGAAGGATATCAAAGACCCGGTGATGGAGATCCAGAATAACGGGATCATCGTCAGTCTTTTGAAGCAGGGGTTTGGTTGTTCCTTGATTTCAGAGCGGGCGGCGAAGGGGATTTCGTATCAAGTATTAGATGACAGTTTTAAACGGAATTTCTATTTGCTTAAACGAAAAGCCAAAGCTTCGGAGGAAATTGAGCAGTGCACCGAATTTATTTGCGAGTGGAGTAAACGGTCGGGGGATTTCACGTCAGAGATGCTATAA
- a CDS encoding YeiH family protein: MSTHTIIKIKTLLPGFGLSLAVAVGAKLLALLLPKLGAATLAILLGILLGNTFFKQPSLASGTKFSESRLLEYSVVLLGFTVTFQTISQMGLKGLIFIVLMMTTVIIGAFTIGRKLGFNEKMALMMAGGNAVCGSSAIGAIAPSIEADDTEKGQIITLVNLLGTVMMLTLPFLGMHLFGNALLSKSALLGGTLQSVGQVVAGASLINGETVKFAMLYKITRIIFLVVVVFIFEQKVRRDGVVTTTSAKKKFPIPWYVLCFLIACIANSFFPLPAFINQAAHFISTWFETIALAAIGLRLDFRKFLKEGPRFLIYGLSVGAVQTIAALLFIFLLHI, translated from the coding sequence ATGTCTACTCATACAATCATAAAAATAAAAACATTGCTCCCCGGCTTCGGCTTATCTCTCGCTGTTGCTGTCGGTGCGAAACTGTTAGCGCTCCTGCTCCCGAAACTCGGTGCAGCGACGTTAGCGATCCTGTTAGGGATACTTTTAGGAAACACTTTTTTTAAGCAGCCCAGCTTAGCCAGCGGAACCAAATTTTCTGAAAGCCGCCTGCTGGAATATTCAGTCGTCCTATTAGGCTTTACTGTGACCTTCCAAACCATCAGCCAAATGGGGCTCAAAGGCCTGATTTTTATCGTGCTGATGATGACTACCGTGATCATCGGTGCCTTCACGATCGGCCGCAAGTTAGGCTTTAATGAAAAAATGGCCCTGATGATGGCTGGTGGGAATGCCGTCTGCGGCTCCTCCGCGATCGGTGCGATCGCACCAAGTATCGAGGCAGATGATACAGAAAAAGGCCAGATCATCACCCTCGTCAATTTACTCGGAACGGTGATGATGCTGACCTTGCCATTTCTCGGAATGCATCTATTCGGAAACGCCCTGCTCTCAAAAAGCGCGTTGCTGGGGGGCACCCTTCAATCGGTCGGGCAAGTCGTTGCCGGCGCCAGCTTGATCAATGGCGAAACCGTCAAATTCGCGATGCTTTATAAGATCACACGAATCATCTTTTTAGTCGTCGTCGTCTTTATTTTTGAACAAAAAGTTCGTCGTGACGGTGTCGTAACGACTACATCCGCTAAAAAGAAATTCCCGATCCCTTGGTATGTGCTCTGTTTCCTGATCGCTTGTATCGCCAACAGCTTCTTTCCACTACCCGCTTTTATCAACCAAGCGGCGCACTTTATCAGTACCTGGTTTGAAACGATCGCCTTGGCAGCGATCGGCCTGCGATTGGATTTCAGAAAATTCCTAAAGGAAGGTCCCCGTTTCTTGATTTACGGCCTGTCCGTCGGCGCTGTCCAAACCATCGCCGCCTTGCTGTTTATTTTCTTATTGCATATCTAA
- a CDS encoding RidA family protein — MENNVKKVNFQESAIYTVDTVEAPKAIGPYVQGKVVNGMLYASGQIALDPASGELVGETIEDQTYQVLRNVGGVLAAVGADYDQVVKTTCFLKNISDFATFNQIYASFFDNEKPSRSCVGVADLPKGALVEVEILAVVDE, encoded by the coding sequence ATGGAAAACAACGTTAAAAAAGTGAATTTTCAAGAATCGGCGATCTATACGGTCGATACAGTGGAGGCACCAAAAGCAATTGGGCCGTATGTTCAAGGGAAAGTTGTGAACGGGATGCTTTACGCGTCAGGGCAGATCGCGTTGGACCCGGCAAGCGGTGAATTGGTTGGTGAAACCATCGAGGATCAAACGTATCAAGTGCTGCGCAATGTCGGCGGTGTTTTAGCGGCTGTGGGGGCAGATTATGATCAGGTAGTAAAAACCACCTGTTTCTTAAAAAACATTTCCGACTTCGCGACATTCAATCAAATCTACGCGAGCTTTTTCGACAATGAAAAACCGAGCCGCTCCTGTGTGGGCGTCGCTGATTTGCCCAAGGGTGCATTGGTGGAAGTGGAGATCTTAGCGGTAGTGGATGAATAA
- a CDS encoding TraX family protein, with protein sequence MHKGMTGFQLKVIGVVTMVIDHLAEFFLFLGIPMWFHWIGRIAAPLFLFESSEGFVHTSNRKKYMFRLLAGYWLMGIINQILNHFFTIGDAIVINNIFGTIFLGTVYMQACEYFKKRNIGKGLLWFLVPTLLSVFTLMLLSSGTLFESKWGMLFFQLFTMIVPTVMLTEGGVLLVLLAVLFYLFHGKKALQVASLIIIAMITLIFGGGIQYAFTFNYQWMMLLAAIPIILYTGEKGRGMRNFFYIFYPAHIALFAIISFLIQR encoded by the coding sequence ATGCACAAAGGTATGACTGGTTTTCAGTTGAAAGTTATCGGGGTCGTAACGATGGTGATCGATCACCTTGCGGAATTTTTCCTGTTTTTAGGTATTCCCATGTGGTTCCATTGGATCGGGCGGATCGCCGCACCGTTGTTCTTATTTGAAAGTTCAGAAGGATTCGTTCACACGAGCAATCGTAAAAAATATATGTTCCGTTTATTAGCAGGCTACTGGTTGATGGGGATCATCAATCAAATCTTGAACCATTTCTTTACTATTGGCGACGCGATCGTCATCAATAATATCTTCGGCACGATCTTCCTAGGCACGGTCTACATGCAAGCCTGTGAGTATTTTAAAAAGAGAAATATTGGAAAAGGGCTCCTTTGGTTCCTTGTTCCGACGCTTCTAAGTGTCTTTACACTGATGCTGTTATCTAGCGGGACTCTTTTTGAATCAAAATGGGGCATGCTGTTTTTCCAACTCTTCACCATGATCGTCCCAACAGTGATGCTGACAGAAGGCGGCGTCTTGTTGGTTCTGCTAGCCGTATTGTTCTACCTGTTCCACGGAAAGAAAGCTCTGCAAGTGGCATCATTGATCATCATTGCGATGATCACGCTGATTTTTGGCGGCGGTATTCAATACGCCTTCACCTTCAACTACCAGTGGATGATGCTGCTAGCCGCTATCCCAATCATTTTATACACTGGTGAAAAAGGCCGCGGAATGCGCAATTTCTTTTACATTTTCTATCCCGCACACATCGCATTGTTCGCGATCATCAGCTTTTTGATCCAACGATAA
- a CDS encoding MFS transporter, which yields MKEKKIHLLLAVLATGIMSFAGVLIETAMNVTFPTLIKQFGISTGMVQWVTTIYLLVISIMVPFSNYLLKNFSIRKLFIVANLFFIAGLVIDLWSPSYSILLIGRLFQGVSTGIALPLMFHIILNFTPMHKRGTMMGVGTLTTSIAPAIGPTYGGIMTASLSWHSIFLFLLPVLAISLVIGLYAIPEMPVKKRGTLDFVSLIGVALLFSGLLMFLNQIGSMTSLLSLAIGLVGLVIFYRQATRGKNPLVRIDVLKNRVFVLFLCGFLVCQFLLLGISFVLPNFIQIVLGKDAFIAGLVMMPGAAVGALLAPISGRVLDTFGPKKPILLGLSFATIGWIILTVLLRSPLLLGFVAGHVFYMIGIGFSYSNLMTTGMNLLSEEAYGDGNTLFNTLQQFSGAVATAIVATIINLAQQSQPDFIAATVTGSQISLLFLLALLVLVLIACVLHFRNEPAVD from the coding sequence ATGAAAGAAAAGAAAATCCATTTGTTGTTAGCGGTCCTTGCCACAGGGATCATGTCCTTTGCCGGTGTGCTGATCGAGACTGCCATGAACGTCACGTTCCCGACACTGATCAAGCAGTTCGGCATCTCTACCGGTATGGTGCAGTGGGTCACGACGATCTATCTCCTAGTGATCTCCATCATGGTGCCTTTTTCCAATTATTTATTGAAGAATTTTTCGATTCGGAAATTATTTATCGTTGCCAATCTCTTTTTTATTGCAGGATTAGTGATTGATCTCTGGTCGCCTTCCTACAGTATTTTATTGATTGGACGTCTATTCCAAGGGGTCAGCACGGGAATTGCTTTGCCCTTGATGTTCCATATTATTTTGAATTTCACGCCTATGCACAAGCGCGGGACCATGATGGGGGTGGGAACATTGACCACGTCCATCGCGCCAGCGATCGGCCCGACGTATGGAGGGATCATGACTGCGAGTCTTTCGTGGCATTCGATTTTCTTATTCCTGTTGCCGGTATTGGCGATTTCATTGGTTATCGGACTTTATGCGATTCCTGAGATGCCTGTCAAAAAGCGGGGCACATTGGATTTTGTCAGTCTGATCGGTGTGGCACTGCTCTTCAGCGGCCTGCTGATGTTCTTGAATCAAATCGGCAGCATGACCAGTCTCCTTTCGTTAGCGATCGGTCTTGTCGGACTGGTGATTTTTTACCGACAAGCAACACGAGGGAAAAATCCGCTGGTAAGGATCGACGTATTGAAGAACCGTGTGTTTGTTTTATTTTTATGCGGCTTTTTAGTCTGTCAGTTCTTGCTCTTGGGGATCTCCTTTGTCTTGCCAAACTTCATTCAGATCGTTTTAGGCAAAGATGCCTTTATCGCAGGACTTGTAATGATGCCCGGTGCAGCTGTTGGCGCGCTTTTGGCCCCTATCTCTGGCCGTGTTCTTGATACCTTTGGTCCGAAAAAACCGATCCTGCTTGGCTTGAGCTTCGCTACGATCGGTTGGATCATTTTGACCGTCTTGTTACGTTCTCCGCTGCTCCTTGGATTTGTTGCAGGGCACGTCTTTTATATGATCGGTATCGGTTTTTCCTATAGTAATTTGATGACGACGGGAATGAATCTGCTCTCAGAAGAAGCCTATGGCGACGGCAATACGCTGTTCAATACCCTTCAGCAATTTTCTGGTGCAGTGGCTACAGCGATCGTTGCCACCATCATCAATTTGGCACAACAATCGCAACCGGACTTTATCGCCGCGACCGTGACTGGCTCACAGATTTCTCTGCTTTTCTTATTGGCTTTGTTAGTCCTCGTGCTTATCGCGTGCGTCCTTCATTTCCGCAATGAACCAGCAGTCGATTAA
- a CDS encoding helix-turn-helix transcriptional regulator — MTLGTNFFTARKKQSLSQEDVAEHLGVSRQTISKWELDETLPDINQSKKLAAIYKVSLDELIEFDPDLNDIKEVIAKTSEEKQQKIDWTSVWSEKYPILGTYQKTVDLNDYVPKLIDLLHRLKKDYGYNDQDAFLVLKDLLAHVWKNN, encoded by the coding sequence ATGACATTAGGAACAAATTTTTTTACCGCTCGCAAGAAGCAAAGCCTTTCTCAAGAGGACGTCGCAGAACACCTTGGTGTCAGCAGACAAACCATCTCGAAATGGGAGCTGGATGAGACACTGCCGGACATCAATCAATCGAAAAAGCTGGCCGCCATCTATAAAGTTTCCTTAGATGAATTGATTGAATTTGATCCTGATTTGAACGACATCAAAGAAGTGATCGCAAAGACTAGTGAAGAGAAGCAGCAAAAAATCGACTGGACGTCGGTATGGTCGGAGAAATACCCGATCCTGGGAACCTATCAAAAGACCGTTGATTTGAATGATTATGTTCCGAAACTGATCGACCTGCTTCACCGTTTGAAAAAGGATTATGGCTACAACGACCAAGATGCCTTCCTTGTATTGAAGGATCTCTTGGCCCACGTTTGGAAAAACAACTAG
- a CDS encoding MFS transporter codes for MEKKISPNFTLLALAINAFAIGSTEFISVGLLPMIVNSFHVTLAQAGLTVSLYALGVTIGAPLLTVLTGKWNRRSLMLGIMLLFISGNVLAAFAPTFTILLLGRILAALAHGIFMSVSTVIAADVVEPSRRASAIAIMFTGLTVATVTGVPLGTFIGQQTSWNMSFLFIAAIGLIGLIASSFLVPRHLPIPGKVDLKGFARIFTNKPLVMSFLITAFGYGGTFAAYTYLSPILEGFGFSASAVVIILIVYGVMVAIGNTVGGHFANEKPLASLIKMFGLLMIALVFLFVTIVVGNSLLGLFAALLLGLFAFMNVPGLQLYVVQLAEKYVPQDITLASALNIAAFNIGITLGSTIGAQVTGSMGIAYTPIFGAGIVLLAILLIFQVKKSESPVTISQGTECEE; via the coding sequence ATGGAAAAGAAAATTTCACCAAACTTCACGCTATTAGCCCTCGCGATCAACGCCTTTGCGATCGGCTCAACCGAATTTATCAGCGTCGGCCTGTTGCCGATGATCGTCAATAGCTTCCATGTGACCTTGGCGCAAGCAGGACTGACGGTCTCCCTTTACGCGCTAGGCGTGACGATCGGTGCGCCGCTGCTCACCGTTTTAACAGGGAAATGGAATCGCCGCAGCTTGATGCTGGGGATCATGCTGTTGTTCATCAGCGGGAATGTGTTAGCCGCGTTTGCACCGACCTTTACGATATTATTATTGGGGCGTATTTTAGCTGCGTTGGCACACGGGATCTTTATGTCGGTATCAACCGTGATCGCTGCCGATGTCGTTGAACCTTCACGGCGGGCAAGTGCGATCGCCATCATGTTTACTGGCTTGACTGTAGCGACTGTAACAGGGGTGCCTTTGGGAACCTTTATTGGACAGCAAACAAGCTGGAACATGTCCTTTCTCTTTATCGCGGCAATCGGCCTGATTGGTTTGATCGCCAGCAGTTTCTTGGTACCGCGTCATTTACCTATTCCTGGTAAAGTCGATTTGAAGGGGTTTGCTCGGATCTTTACGAATAAACCGTTGGTGATGTCTTTCTTGATCACAGCCTTTGGATACGGCGGTACGTTTGCGGCGTATACGTACCTATCCCCGATTTTAGAAGGCTTTGGTTTTTCTGCGAGTGCCGTTGTGATTATTCTGATCGTTTATGGTGTGATGGTGGCGATCGGCAATACCGTCGGCGGACATTTCGCGAATGAAAAGCCCCTCGCGTCATTGATCAAGATGTTTGGCCTTTTGATGATAGCTTTGGTCTTTTTATTTGTGACGATCGTGGTTGGCAACAGCCTTTTAGGCTTGTTTGCAGCATTGCTTTTAGGGTTGTTCGCGTTCATGAACGTTCCAGGCCTGCAATTGTACGTCGTGCAGTTAGCGGAAAAATACGTGCCTCAAGATATCACGCTGGCTTCTGCTTTGAACATTGCTGCCTTCAATATCGGGATCACCTTAGGCTCAACGATCGGTGCGCAAGTCACCGGCAGCATGGGGATCGCCTATACCCCGATTTTTGGTGCAGGGATCGTTTTACTGGCGATTCTATTGATCTTCCAAGTGAAAAAAAGCGAATCCCCAGTGACCATAAGTCAAGGGACAGAATGTGAAGAATAA
- a CDS encoding winged helix-turn-helix transcriptional regulator, producing MENRAYMIGVEATMDVIGGKWKPIILCNLRHGPMRPSDLKRSITGISQKMLTQQLRELEEDNIIDRKVYQQVPPKVDYSLSEYGRSLSDILDSLCSWGEHHVAHLQDQGQDVCLKAN from the coding sequence TTGGAGAATCGTGCATATATGATCGGTGTAGAAGCAACAATGGATGTCATCGGCGGCAAATGGAAGCCTATCATCCTTTGCAACCTACGTCACGGACCGATGCGGCCCAGTGATTTGAAACGGAGTATCACAGGGATCAGCCAAAAAATGCTGACGCAGCAGCTTCGTGAATTAGAAGAGGACAACATCATCGATCGGAAAGTGTATCAGCAGGTCCCGCCAAAAGTGGACTATTCCTTGAGTGAATATGGCCGCAGCCTCTCCGATATTTTAGACAGCCTATGCAGTTGGGGCGAGCATCATGTCGCTCACCTGCAAGATCAGGGGCAGGATGTTTGCTTGAAGGCCAACTAA
- a CDS encoding MIP/aquaporin family protein, with protein MSGDMTQVMGEFIGTMILVLLGDGVCAAVNLNKSKAQASGWIVIAMGWGMAVMMGAYISGFMGPAHLNPAVTLAMALNGSISYSLVVPFIVAQMAGAFVGAALVWLAYLPHWEATKDQAAILGTFATGPAIRRYPANLITEIIGTFVLVLGLFAFTQTSFAPGTNIFAVAGLILALGLSLGGPTGYAINPARDLGPRLAHAILPIANKGTSDWHYAWVPVVGPMIGGIIAYGVFQLMV; from the coding sequence ATGAGCGGTGATATGACACAGGTAATGGGTGAATTTATCGGCACGATGATCTTAGTCTTATTAGGTGACGGTGTCTGTGCAGCGGTAAATCTGAATAAGAGTAAGGCGCAGGCTTCCGGTTGGATCGTGATTGCGATGGGCTGGGGAATGGCGGTAATGATGGGGGCGTATATCTCCGGCTTCATGGGGCCTGCACACTTGAATCCAGCAGTTACTTTGGCGATGGCGCTGAATGGTTCGATTTCTTATAGCTTAGTAGTTCCCTTTATCGTCGCGCAAATGGCGGGTGCTTTTGTCGGCGCCGCACTTGTCTGGTTAGCGTATTTGCCTCATTGGGAAGCCACGAAGGATCAGGCAGCGATTTTAGGAACCTTTGCGACGGGACCTGCGATCCGCCGGTATCCTGCAAACTTAATAACAGAGATCATTGGTACGTTTGTCTTGGTCTTAGGACTGTTTGCATTCACACAAACATCATTCGCACCTGGAACGAATATCTTTGCCGTAGCCGGTCTTATCTTGGCACTCGGTCTTTCCTTGGGAGGACCAACAGGCTATGCGATCAATCCAGCCAGAGATTTAGGTCCTCGCTTGGCCCACGCTATTTTGCCGATCGCCAATAAAGGAACCTCCGATTGGCACTATGCATGGGTACCTGTCGTAGGTCCTATGATCGGCGGAATCATCGCCTATGGTGTTTTCCAATTGATGGTTTAA
- the glpO gene encoding type 1 glycerol-3-phosphate oxidase: protein MSFSKATRKESIQVLKKEEMDLLIIGGGITGAGVAIQAAAAGMKTGLIEMQDFSEGTSSRSTKLVHGGIRYLKNFDVEVVADTVTERAIVQGIAPHIPKPDPMLLPIYNDEGPTTFSMFSVKVAMDIYDQLANVKGTNFENYTLTPEEVLEREPFIKKEGLQGAGVYLDFRNNDARLVIENIKQAASDGGHMVSKMKAVGFLYEGDKIIGVKARDLLTGETIEIHAKLVINTSGPWVDKVRNMNFTQPILPKMRPTKGVHLVVDAKKLPVPQPTYFDTAQNDGRMVFAIPRENKTYFGTTDTDYQGDYVDPKVTQEDVDYLLTVINHRYPEAKLTLQDIESSWAGLRPLLIGNAGSDYNGGDNGNISTQSFQQAVDVVTDYKDGKATRDEVEDVLNNLESSRAEKRLAPSSVSRGSSLEQAPDGMITLSGGKITDYRKMAAGAIELIRKLLQEDYDLTFKEVDSKTYAVSGGDFDPTKVAEMVVEQAKIGVAAGLSEEEAAYIADFYGTNASKIFQLAKEMDAYPGMSLAESARLRYGMEEEMVLTPVDYLLRRTNHLLFERDTVDALRQPVLDAMAAYFEWEEAEKAEVAAQLAAAIDESDLTQLKTGGNN from the coding sequence ATGTCATTTTCAAAAGCAACGCGTAAAGAAAGTATTCAAGTCCTTAAAAAGGAAGAAATGGATCTATTGATCATCGGCGGCGGCATCACAGGTGCGGGCGTCGCGATCCAAGCAGCCGCAGCCGGAATGAAGACCGGGCTGATCGAAATGCAGGATTTTTCAGAGGGAACCTCTTCACGCTCCACGAAGCTGGTCCATGGCGGTATTCGTTATTTGAAGAACTTTGATGTAGAAGTGGTCGCAGATACGGTCACGGAACGAGCGATCGTTCAAGGGATCGCTCCGCATATTCCGAAACCTGATCCCATGCTTTTGCCTATCTATAATGACGAAGGACCCACGACCTTCAGCATGTTCTCAGTCAAAGTCGCTATGGACATCTACGATCAATTAGCCAATGTGAAGGGAACCAACTTTGAAAATTACACATTGACTCCGGAAGAAGTATTGGAGAGAGAGCCCTTCATCAAGAAGGAAGGGCTTCAAGGTGCAGGCGTGTATTTGGACTTTCGGAACAACGACGCACGGTTGGTGATCGAAAATATCAAGCAAGCCGCTTCCGATGGCGGTCACATGGTCAGCAAAATGAAAGCAGTCGGCTTCCTCTATGAAGGGGATAAGATCATCGGCGTCAAAGCGCGCGATTTGTTGACGGGCGAAACGATCGAGATCCACGCCAAATTAGTGATCAACACAAGTGGTCCATGGGTCGATAAAGTTCGCAACATGAATTTTACGCAGCCTATCTTGCCTAAAATGCGTCCAACAAAAGGCGTTCATTTAGTGGTCGATGCAAAGAAATTACCCGTTCCTCAGCCGACCTATTTTGATACTGCTCAAAATGATGGCCGCATGGTGTTTGCGATCCCGCGGGAAAACAAAACTTATTTTGGGACGACGGACACGGATTACCAAGGAGATTATGTCGATCCGAAGGTCACGCAAGAAGACGTGGATTATTTACTGACAGTCATCAACCACCGTTATCCTGAAGCGAAGCTGACGCTCCAAGATATCGAGAGCAGCTGGGCAGGACTGCGGCCATTGCTGATCGGAAATGCTGGATCAGACTACAATGGCGGCGATAACGGAAATATCTCGACCCAAAGCTTCCAACAAGCCGTGGACGTAGTGACGGATTATAAAGATGGCAAAGCGACCCGAGATGAAGTAGAGGATGTATTGAACAACCTTGAAAGCAGTCGTGCAGAAAAACGGTTGGCACCTTCTTCGGTTTCTCGCGGCAGTTCTTTGGAGCAGGCACCCGATGGCATGATCACTTTATCAGGAGGGAAAATCACGGATTATCGTAAAATGGCAGCCGGTGCCATCGAATTGATCCGCAAGCTCTTGCAGGAAGACTACGACTTGACCTTTAAAGAAGTGGATTCAAAAACCTATGCCGTTTCCGGTGGGGATTTTGATCCTACCAAAGTAGCTGAAATGGTGGTTGAACAAGCCAAAATCGGCGTTGCTGCAGGTCTTTCAGAGGAAGAGGCCGCGTATATCGCTGATTTTTACGGCACGAACGCCAGCAAGATCTTCCAGTTGGCAAAAGAAATGGACGCGTATCCGGGAATGAGTCTGGCTGAATCGGCGCGTTTGCGCTATGGCATGGAAGAAGAAATGGTCTTAACTCCCGTAGATTATTTATTGCGTCGGACCAATCATCTTTTATTTGAAAGAGATACGGTAGATGCTCTGCGTCAACCAGTCCTTGATGCGATGGCCGCCTACTTCGAATGGGAAGAAGCGGAAAAAGCAGAGGTCGCTGCACAATTGGCTGCGGCGATCGACGAATCAGATCTGACCCAGCTAAAGACAGGAGGAAACAACTAA